One window of the Salvia splendens isolate huo1 chromosome 1, SspV2, whole genome shotgun sequence genome contains the following:
- the LOC121740998 gene encoding BTB/POZ and MATH domain-containing protein 4-like isoform X1, translating to MAETPDRTPNQTSPTRSSSVTETVNGSHRFVIQGYSLAKGMGVGKHIASEEFTVGGYKWAIYFYPDGKNPEDNSTYVSVFIALASEGTDVRALFELTLMDQSGKGKHKVHSHFARSLESGPYTLKYRGSMWGYKRFFRRAMLETSDYLRDDCLKINCTVGVVVSAIDCSRLHSIQVPDSDIGSDIGMLLENMEGSDITFNVSGEKFHAHKLVLAARSPKFRSELLEGVDTEVEEVMVPDMEPEVFKALLYFIYRDALAENELIASSSCSTSVVADTLTGKLLAAADHYDLERLKRICESHLCKDISVNSVTQVLSLADRYNAAELKDVCLKFAAENLAAVMRSDGFEYLKENCPSLQSELLKMVAGCDEDCSNGGGKSGSVWAQLSDGGDNSGRRVRQRT from the exons ATGGCCGAAACGCCGGATAGGACGCCGAACCAGACATCGCCGACGCGTTCCAGCTCGGTGACGGAGACGGTGAACGGGTCGCACCGGTTTGTGATACAGGGCTACTCTCTGGCGAAAGGCATGGGCGTAGGGAAACACATAGCGAGCGAAGAATTCACGGTGGGAGGGTACAAATGGGCGATTTATTTCTACCCTGACGGGAAGAACCCCGAGGATAATTCGACCTACGTGTCGGTGTTCATTGCGCTGGCCAGCGAGGGTACTGATGTACGGGCGCTCTTCGAGCTCACGCTAATGGATCAGAGCGGGAAAGGGAAGCATAAGGTGCATAGCCATTTCGCTAGGTCGCTCGAGAGCGGCCCCTATACGCTTAAATACCGCGGTAGCATGTG GGGATACAAGCGTTTTTTCAGGAGAGCTATGCTTGAAACGTCAGATTATCTTCGAGATGATTGCTTGAAGATCAACTGTACTGTTGGAGTTGTTGTTTCTGCTATTGATTGTTCTAGGTTACACTCTATTCAGGTTCCAGATTCTGACATTGGGTCAGACATAGGCATGCTTTTAGAAAACATGGAAGGTTCTGATATCACATTCAATGTATCTGGGGAGAAATTTCATGCCCACAAGTTGGTATTAGCTGCCCGTTCCCCCAAATTTCGGTCTGAACTCCTTGAAGGAGTAGATACTGAAGTGGAAGAGGTTATGGTACCGGACATGGAACCTGAAGTTTTTAAG GCTCTGCTGTACTTTATCTACAGAGATGCATTGGCTGAAAATGAGCTGATAGCATCTAGCTCTTGCTCTACTTCAGTGGTAGCTGACACCTTAACCGGAAAATTGCTGGCTGCAGCTGATCATTATGACTTAGAAAGACTCAAAAGGATATGTGAATCTCATCTTTGCAAAGATATATCTGTAAATTCAGTTACACAAGTACTTTCTTTGGCAGATCGTTATAATGCTGCAGAATTGAAAGATGTTTGCCTAAAATTTGCTGCTGAGAACCTGGCAG CTGTCATGCGTTCGGATGGTTTTGAATATCTTAAAGAAAATTGCCCATCTCTACAGTCTGAGCTTTTGAAGATGGTAGCTGGTTGTGATGAAGACTGCAGCAACGGTGGTGGCAAGTCTGGGAGTGTGTGGGCTCAGCTCTCTGATGGTGGTGACAACAGTGGCCGGAGGGTTAGACAACGAACTTAA
- the LOC121740998 gene encoding BTB/POZ and MATH domain-containing protein 4-like isoform X2, translated as MAETPDRTPNQTSPTRSSSVTETVNGSHRFVIQGYSLAKGMGVGKHIASEEFTVGGYKWAIYFYPDGKNPEDNSTYVSVFIALASEGTDVRALFELTLMDQSGKGKHKVHSHFARSLESGPYTLKYRGSMWGYKRFFRRAMLETSDYLRDDCLKINCTVGVVVSAIDCSRLHSIQVPDSDIGSDIGMLLENMEGSDITFNVSGEKFHAHKLVLAARSPKFRSELLEGVDTEVEEVMVPDMEPEVFKALLYFIYRDALAENELIASSSCSTSVVADTLTGKLLAAADHYDLERLKRICESHLCKDISVNSVTQVLSLADRYNAAELKDVCLKFAAENLAV; from the exons ATGGCCGAAACGCCGGATAGGACGCCGAACCAGACATCGCCGACGCGTTCCAGCTCGGTGACGGAGACGGTGAACGGGTCGCACCGGTTTGTGATACAGGGCTACTCTCTGGCGAAAGGCATGGGCGTAGGGAAACACATAGCGAGCGAAGAATTCACGGTGGGAGGGTACAAATGGGCGATTTATTTCTACCCTGACGGGAAGAACCCCGAGGATAATTCGACCTACGTGTCGGTGTTCATTGCGCTGGCCAGCGAGGGTACTGATGTACGGGCGCTCTTCGAGCTCACGCTAATGGATCAGAGCGGGAAAGGGAAGCATAAGGTGCATAGCCATTTCGCTAGGTCGCTCGAGAGCGGCCCCTATACGCTTAAATACCGCGGTAGCATGTG GGGATACAAGCGTTTTTTCAGGAGAGCTATGCTTGAAACGTCAGATTATCTTCGAGATGATTGCTTGAAGATCAACTGTACTGTTGGAGTTGTTGTTTCTGCTATTGATTGTTCTAGGTTACACTCTATTCAGGTTCCAGATTCTGACATTGGGTCAGACATAGGCATGCTTTTAGAAAACATGGAAGGTTCTGATATCACATTCAATGTATCTGGGGAGAAATTTCATGCCCACAAGTTGGTATTAGCTGCCCGTTCCCCCAAATTTCGGTCTGAACTCCTTGAAGGAGTAGATACTGAAGTGGAAGAGGTTATGGTACCGGACATGGAACCTGAAGTTTTTAAG GCTCTGCTGTACTTTATCTACAGAGATGCATTGGCTGAAAATGAGCTGATAGCATCTAGCTCTTGCTCTACTTCAGTGGTAGCTGACACCTTAACCGGAAAATTGCTGGCTGCAGCTGATCATTATGACTTAGAAAGACTCAAAAGGATATGTGAATCTCATCTTTGCAAAGATATATCTGTAAATTCAGTTACACAAGTACTTTCTTTGGCAGATCGTTATAATGCTGCAGAATTGAAAGATGTTTGCCTAAAATTTGCTGCTGAGAACCTGGCAG TCTGA
- the LOC121741010 gene encoding serrate RNA effector molecule-like gives MAEVLSATEDDIDLRRETSTDEKPPEAAPSDTTPADASPPPPPPQPPRRAIRDRDSRDRRDDRDYDRPPRREYYDRNRSPPPPPPRERDYHKRGRMSPSPPPPPYRDRRGGGPHSPPPRRSPPFPPYKRRRDDGHDGRRGSPRGGYGPGDRRFGYDYPGGYDRDNGGRPGYPDEKPHGRHMGRGGGGYQGDWDSGRGAFADTFGAGGTQREGMMSYKQFIQELEDDILPSEAECRYQEYRTEYISTQKRTYFNSHKDEEWLKDKYHPTNLLAVIQRRNELAKKLAKDFQHDLQGGTLDIGPAFSPSSSNKAEQSSEPNSEDETDGKRRRPNRGGAKESELSSAPKAHPVCSETRRIQIDIGQAQALVRKLDAEKGIDENILSRSDNDRMSRDKSHGSSSGPVIIIRGLNTIKGLEGTELLDTLLTYLWRIHGVDYYGLVETNEAKGLRHIRVEGKDPDAIGNGNEWEKKLDSRWEERLKNFDPLEVMTAKEKIDAAALEALDPHVRKIRDEKYGWKYGCGAKGCTKLFHAAEFVHKHLKLKHPEVVMEQTSKVREELYFQNYMNDENAPGGTPVMQPSLREKQQRRRPGPDNRMKDDRGNRRERDNRANGSEHFDRSENPQSGDFNNGDGATGNNPDEQMFDSFGGQGIPVAAFSSDIPPPVLMPVPGAGPLGPFVPAPPEVAMRMLRDQGGPTPFEGGRNGLGGPSPIIAMPHTLRQDPRQMRSYNDLDAPDDEVTVIDYRSL, from the exons ATGGCCGAAGTTCTGAGCGCCACCGAGGATGATATCGACCTCCGCCGAGAAACGAGTACAGACGAAAAGCCTCCCGAAGCCGCTCCCTCCGACACTACCCCTGCCGACGCATCACCGCCGCCCCCTCCGCCTCAGCCGCCGCGCCGCGCCATCCGAGACCGCGACTCCCGAGATCGCCGTGATGACCGGGACTATGACCGCCCTCCGCGCCGCGAATACTATGATCGCAACCGATCGCCGCCTCCGCCCCCGCCGCGTGAGAGAGATTATCATAAGCGCGGCAGGATGAGTCCAAGCCCCCCTCCACCTCCGTATCGTGACCGACGCGGAGGAGGTCCGCATTCTCCGCCTCCTAGAAGGTCTCCGCCGTTTCCTCCCTACAAGCGGAGGAGGGACGATGGTCATGATGGCAGGAGAGGGAGTCCCAGGGGAGGATATGGGCCTGGGGATCGAAG GTTTGGCTATGACTATCCTGGTGGATATGACCGTGACAATGGGGGCAGACCTGGCTATCCTGACGAAAAACCTCATGGTCGGCATATGGGCCGCGGAGGTGGTGGCTACCAAGGCG ATTGGGATTCTGGCCGTGGTGCTTTTGCTGATACATTTGGTGCTGGTGGAACCCAGAG GGAAGGAATGATGTCTTACAAGCAGTTCATTCAGGAGCTTGAAGATGATATCTTGCCTTCTGAAGCAGAGTGCAG GTATCAAGAGTACCGGACAGAGTACATATCAACCCAGAAACGAACTTACTTCAATTCACATAAAGATGAAGAATG GTTGAAAGACAAATATCATCCGACGAACTTGCTCGCTGTCATACAACG GAGGAATGAACTTGCAAAGAAGCTGGCGAAGGATTTTCAGCATGACCTGCAGGGTGGGACTCTGGATAT AGGTCCTGCTTTTAGTCCTTCCTCATCAAACAAGGCAGAACAATCCAGTGAGCCTAATTCCGAAGATGAAACAGATGGCAAAAGAAGGCGGCCCAATCGTGGTGGTGCCAAGGAATCCGAACTCTCTTCTGCCCCAAAGGCCCACCCTGTCTGTTCAGAGACTAGAAGAATTCAGATTGACATTGGACAAGCTCAAGCTCTTGTACGTAAACTTGATGCGGAAAAGGGAATTGATGAAAACATTTTATCTCGATCTGATAATGATAGAATGAGCAGAGATAAATCTCATGGAAGTTCAAGTGGTCCAGTTATCATCATAAGGggtttaaatacaataaaaggtcTAGAGGGGACTGAACTTCTGGACACTCTCCTGACTTATCTCTGGCGTATTCATGGAGTTGATTATTATGGATTAGTTGAAACAAATGAAGCTAAAGGTCTCCGGCATATTAGAGTTGAGGGGAAGGACCCCGATGCAATTGGTAATGGAAACGAGTGGGAGAAGAAATTGGATTCTCGTTGGGAAGAGAGACTAAAGAATTTCGATCCACTGGAAGTAATGACCGCAAAGGAGAAGATAGATGCTGCAGCTCTTGAAGCTTTGGATCCTCATGTCCGCAAAATTAGGGATGAAAAATATGGCTGGAAGTATGGATGCGGAGCAAAAGGTTGTACAAAGCTCTTCCATGCTGCAGAGTTTGTTCACAAACATTTGAAGTTGAAACACCCAGAAGTTGTCATGGAACAGACATCAAAAGTTCGTGAGGAGTTGTACTTCCAGAACTACATGAA TGATGAAAATGCGCCTGGAGGGACGCCTGTCATGCAACCTTCTTTG AGGGAAAAGCAACAAAGACGAAGACCGGGTCCAGATAACAGAATGAAAGATGATAGAGGAAACCGTAGAGAACGTGATAATCGTGCAAATGGCAGTGAACACTTTGATAGATCTGAGAATCCTCAGTCTGGGGATTTTAACAATGGCGATGGTGCTACCGGGAACAACCCGGATGAACAAATGTTTGATTCTTTTGGTGGGCAAGGCATTCCTGTTGCTGCTTTCTCTTCAGACATACCTCCTCCTGTGTTGATGCCTGTTCCGGGTGCTGG TCCACTGGGTCCTTTTGTCCCTGCTCCTCCTGAGGTTGCTATGCGGATGTTACGAGACCAAGGAGGGCCTACCCCATTTGAAGGTGGCAGAAATGGGTTAGGTGGACCTTCTCCAATAATTGCTATGCCACATACACTTCGTCAGGATCCCCGGCAAATGCGAAG CTACAATGATCTGGATGCTCCAGATGATGAGGTGACAGTTATAGATTACAGGAGCTTGTGA
- the LOC121741021 gene encoding uncharacterized protein LOC121741021 isoform X1: MEGGITAEELSTIGGIATVSLLHSFIPTHWLPFSIVGRAQKWTLSRTLLVTAFGAVLHVLSTSLLGITAITITNTIAGEETVHKLASLLLIFLGGGYIALFLTGKGGHSHSHNQPMEKMAVAGLVLVPALSPCATTLPVFLAVGNSSSMMVLAIIVLLISTITVMTSLVALSFYGASQLKFHWVERYDKLLVGSVLCLVGVLTLIFHDHDGDAGSTTEHLHRKIISL; encoded by the exons ATGGAGGGTGGAATTACGGCGGAGGAATTGTCGACTATCGGCGGCATAGCCACCGTCTCGCTGCTGCACTCCTTCATCCCCACTCACTGGCTCCCGTTTTCTATTGTCGGCCGCGCTCAGAAATGGACGCTTTCTCGAACTCTTCTCGTTA CTGCATTTGGGGCAGTCTTGCATGTCCTATCCACTTCACTGCTTGGCATAACTGCAATCACCATAACAAACACTATAGCCGGAGAGGAAACTGTGCATAAACTTGCATCTTtgttactcatttttcttgGTGGTGGTTACATCGCGTTGTTTCTAACTGGAAAGGGTGGTCATAGCCATTCTCACAATCAACCTATGGAAAAAATGGCTGTTGCCGGTCTTGTTCTTGTCCCTGCATTGTCTCCTTGTGCAACCACTCTTCCAGTATTTCTTGCTGTTGGAAACTCATCCTCTATGATGGTGCTTGCTATTATAGTTCTATTAATCAG CACGATAACTGTAATGACGTCTCTAGTGGCCCTCTCATTCTATGGTGCAAGTCAGCTCAAGTTCCACTGGGTCGAGCGCTATGACAAGCTTCTTGTAGGATCAGTTCTATGTTTAGTTGGAGTTCTGACCCTTATTTTCCATGATCATGATGGAGACGCCGGTTCAACCACAGAGCATTTGCATCGGAAGATAATCTCATTGTAA
- the LOC121741021 gene encoding uncharacterized protein LOC121741021 isoform X2, which translates to MEGGITAEELSTIGGIATVSLLHSFIPTHWLPFSIVGRAQKWTLSRTLLVTAFGAVLHVLSTSLLGITAITITNTIAGEETVHKLASLLLIFLGGGYIALFLTGKGGHSHSHNQPMEKMAVAGLVLVPALSPCATTLPVFLAVGNSSSMMVLAIIVLLIRLLIVLAKSPPSKYLRLHVENFLVWMEKAR; encoded by the exons ATGGAGGGTGGAATTACGGCGGAGGAATTGTCGACTATCGGCGGCATAGCCACCGTCTCGCTGCTGCACTCCTTCATCCCCACTCACTGGCTCCCGTTTTCTATTGTCGGCCGCGCTCAGAAATGGACGCTTTCTCGAACTCTTCTCGTTA CTGCATTTGGGGCAGTCTTGCATGTCCTATCCACTTCACTGCTTGGCATAACTGCAATCACCATAACAAACACTATAGCCGGAGAGGAAACTGTGCATAAACTTGCATCTTtgttactcatttttcttgGTGGTGGTTACATCGCGTTGTTTCTAACTGGAAAGGGTGGTCATAGCCATTCTCACAATCAACCTATGGAAAAAATGGCTGTTGCCGGTCTTGTTCTTGTCCCTGCATTGTCTCCTTGTGCAACCACTCTTCCAGTATTTCTTGCTGTTGGAAACTCATCCTCTATGATGGTGCTTGCTATTATAGTTCTATTAATCAG GTTGTTGATAGTTTTAGCGAAAAGCCCACCATCGAAGTATTTGAGGTTGCATGTGGAGAATTTTCTGGTTTGGATGGAAAAAG CACGATAA
- the LOC121741036 gene encoding uncharacterized protein LOC121741036 isoform X2: MATRAMLDALTKNPNFGNQTFSSGGLFSGSYVGVSSSSAATSFAIATPFAYRALFGDGPMQIAYCDAGAILDEDFSAVMQSRQVGSSYVDAAVGDNHGKKFSTGNALGNELRHSFKQYDIQLKPLFSAFHWKNFGLTSLRSFMLFYLPLLEPHPPTEEDDDEDFLVENPVEHHVVLVEPFKKSVIQIICETSVVTTRRILERLAVHYASQRIAWKLLKGCTLGDLGGPIMIAFYFEKLGWVL; this comes from the exons ATGGCGACCAGGGCAATGCTTGATGCGCTGACGAAAAATCCAAACTTTGGGAACCAAACGTTTAGCTCCGGAGGCCTATTCTCCGGCAGCTATGTGGGCgtttcctcctcctccgccgccactTCTTTCGCTATTGCAACTCCTTTTGCATATCGAGCTTTGTTTGG GGATGGCCCTATGCAAATTGCCTACTGTGATGCTGGTGCAATCTTAGATGAAGATTTTAGTGCTGTTATGCAGAGCCGGCAAGTTGGCTCTAGCTATGTTGATGCAGCTGTTGGTGACAATCATGGCAAAAAATTTTCTACTGGGAATGCTTTGGGGAATGAACTAAGACACAGTTTCAAGCAGTATGATATCCAGCTGAAACCACTCTTCTCGGCATTTCATTGGAAAAATTTTGGCCTGACATCATTGAGGTCGTTTATGTTATTCTATTTGCCTCTTTTGGAACCCCATCCACCCACAGAAGAAGACGACGATGAAGATTTTCTAGTTGAGAATCCCGTAGAGCATCATGTCGTTTTGGTTGAGCCATTTAAGAAATCAGTGATACAAATCATCTGTGAG ACAAGTGTGGTTACCACAAGGCGTATCCTTGAAAGACTCGCAGTTCATTATGCTTCACAACGCATAGCATGGAAACTTCTCAAGG GGTGTACGCTTGGGGATTTAGGAGGCCCGATTATGATTGCTTTCTATTTCGAGAAACTTGGTTGGGTACTCTAA
- the LOC121741036 gene encoding uncharacterized protein LOC121741036 isoform X4, whose translation MATRAMLDALTKNPNFGNQTFSSGGLFSGSYVGVSSSSAATSFAIATPFAYRALFGDGPMQIAYCDAGAILDEDFSAVMQSRQVGSSYVDAAVGDNHGKKFSTGNALGNELRHSFKQYDIQLKPLFSAFHWKNFGLTSLRSFMLFYLPLLEPHPPTEEDDDEDFLVENPVEHHVVLVEPFKKSVIQIICETSVVTTRRILERLAVHYASQRIAWKLLKAAMRRHVN comes from the exons ATGGCGACCAGGGCAATGCTTGATGCGCTGACGAAAAATCCAAACTTTGGGAACCAAACGTTTAGCTCCGGAGGCCTATTCTCCGGCAGCTATGTGGGCgtttcctcctcctccgccgccactTCTTTCGCTATTGCAACTCCTTTTGCATATCGAGCTTTGTTTGG GGATGGCCCTATGCAAATTGCCTACTGTGATGCTGGTGCAATCTTAGATGAAGATTTTAGTGCTGTTATGCAGAGCCGGCAAGTTGGCTCTAGCTATGTTGATGCAGCTGTTGGTGACAATCATGGCAAAAAATTTTCTACTGGGAATGCTTTGGGGAATGAACTAAGACACAGTTTCAAGCAGTATGATATCCAGCTGAAACCACTCTTCTCGGCATTTCATTGGAAAAATTTTGGCCTGACATCATTGAGGTCGTTTATGTTATTCTATTTGCCTCTTTTGGAACCCCATCCACCCACAGAAGAAGACGACGATGAAGATTTTCTAGTTGAGAATCCCGTAGAGCATCATGTCGTTTTGGTTGAGCCATTTAAGAAATCAGTGATACAAATCATCTGTGAG ACAAGTGTGGTTACCACAAGGCGTATCCTTGAAAGACTCGCAGTTCATTATGCTTCACAACGCATAGCATGGAAACTTCTCAAGG CCGCCATGAGACGCCACGTCAATTAA
- the LOC121741036 gene encoding uncharacterized protein LOC121741036 isoform X6, giving the protein MATRAMLDALTKNPNFGNQTFSSGGLFSGSYVGVSSSSAATSFAIATPFAYRALFGDGPMQIAYCDAGAILDEDFSAVMQSRQVGSSYVDAAVGDNHGKKFSTGNALGNELRHSFKQYDIQLKPLFSAFHWKNFGLTSLRSFMLFYLPLLEPHPPTEEDDDEDFLVENPVEHHVVLVEPFKKSVIQIICEDVYVFPEFEQNDLAEV; this is encoded by the exons ATGGCGACCAGGGCAATGCTTGATGCGCTGACGAAAAATCCAAACTTTGGGAACCAAACGTTTAGCTCCGGAGGCCTATTCTCCGGCAGCTATGTGGGCgtttcctcctcctccgccgccactTCTTTCGCTATTGCAACTCCTTTTGCATATCGAGCTTTGTTTGG GGATGGCCCTATGCAAATTGCCTACTGTGATGCTGGTGCAATCTTAGATGAAGATTTTAGTGCTGTTATGCAGAGCCGGCAAGTTGGCTCTAGCTATGTTGATGCAGCTGTTGGTGACAATCATGGCAAAAAATTTTCTACTGGGAATGCTTTGGGGAATGAACTAAGACACAGTTTCAAGCAGTATGATATCCAGCTGAAACCACTCTTCTCGGCATTTCATTGGAAAAATTTTGGCCTGACATCATTGAGGTCGTTTATGTTATTCTATTTGCCTCTTTTGGAACCCCATCCACCCACAGAAGAAGACGACGATGAAGATTTTCTAGTTGAGAATCCCGTAGAGCATCATGTCGTTTTGGTTGAGCCATTTAAGAAATCAGTGATACAAATCATCTGTGAG GATGTCTACGTCTTCCCAGAATTCGAGCAGAATGACTTGGCCGAGGTTTGA
- the LOC121741036 gene encoding uncharacterized protein LOC121741036 isoform X3, protein MATRAMLDALTKNPNFGNQTFSSGGLFSGSYVGVSSSSAATSFAIATPFAYRALFGDGPMQIAYCDAGAILDEDFSAVMQSRQVGSSYVDAAVGDNHGKKFSTGNALGNELRHSFKQYDIQLKPLFSAFHWKNFGLTSLRSFMLFYLPLLEPHPPTEEDDDEDFLVENPVEHHVVLVEPFKKSVIQIICETSVVTTRRILERLAVHYASQRIAWKLLKGCLRLPRIRAE, encoded by the exons ATGGCGACCAGGGCAATGCTTGATGCGCTGACGAAAAATCCAAACTTTGGGAACCAAACGTTTAGCTCCGGAGGCCTATTCTCCGGCAGCTATGTGGGCgtttcctcctcctccgccgccactTCTTTCGCTATTGCAACTCCTTTTGCATATCGAGCTTTGTTTGG GGATGGCCCTATGCAAATTGCCTACTGTGATGCTGGTGCAATCTTAGATGAAGATTTTAGTGCTGTTATGCAGAGCCGGCAAGTTGGCTCTAGCTATGTTGATGCAGCTGTTGGTGACAATCATGGCAAAAAATTTTCTACTGGGAATGCTTTGGGGAATGAACTAAGACACAGTTTCAAGCAGTATGATATCCAGCTGAAACCACTCTTCTCGGCATTTCATTGGAAAAATTTTGGCCTGACATCATTGAGGTCGTTTATGTTATTCTATTTGCCTCTTTTGGAACCCCATCCACCCACAGAAGAAGACGACGATGAAGATTTTCTAGTTGAGAATCCCGTAGAGCATCATGTCGTTTTGGTTGAGCCATTTAAGAAATCAGTGATACAAATCATCTGTGAG ACAAGTGTGGTTACCACAAGGCGTATCCTTGAAAGACTCGCAGTTCATTATGCTTCACAACGCATAGCATGGAAACTTCTCAAGG GATGTCTACGTCTTCCCAGAATTCGAGCAGAATGA
- the LOC121741036 gene encoding uncharacterized protein LOC121741036 isoform X1, producing MATRAMLDALTKNPNFGNQTFSSGGLFSGSYVGVSSSSAATSFAIATPFAYRALFGDGPMQIAYCDAGAILDEDFSAVMQSRQVGSSYVDAAVGDNHGKKFSTGNALGNELRHSFKQYDIQLKPLFSAFHWKNFGLTSLRSFMLFYLPLLEPHPPTEEDDDEDFLVENPVEHHVVLVEPFKKSVIQIICETSVVTTRRILERLAVHYASQRIAWKLLKGHLLGVLASWLFKLASICMDLFIV from the exons ATGGCGACCAGGGCAATGCTTGATGCGCTGACGAAAAATCCAAACTTTGGGAACCAAACGTTTAGCTCCGGAGGCCTATTCTCCGGCAGCTATGTGGGCgtttcctcctcctccgccgccactTCTTTCGCTATTGCAACTCCTTTTGCATATCGAGCTTTGTTTGG GGATGGCCCTATGCAAATTGCCTACTGTGATGCTGGTGCAATCTTAGATGAAGATTTTAGTGCTGTTATGCAGAGCCGGCAAGTTGGCTCTAGCTATGTTGATGCAGCTGTTGGTGACAATCATGGCAAAAAATTTTCTACTGGGAATGCTTTGGGGAATGAACTAAGACACAGTTTCAAGCAGTATGATATCCAGCTGAAACCACTCTTCTCGGCATTTCATTGGAAAAATTTTGGCCTGACATCATTGAGGTCGTTTATGTTATTCTATTTGCCTCTTTTGGAACCCCATCCACCCACAGAAGAAGACGACGATGAAGATTTTCTAGTTGAGAATCCCGTAGAGCATCATGTCGTTTTGGTTGAGCCATTTAAGAAATCAGTGATACAAATCATCTGTGAG ACAAGTGTGGTTACCACAAGGCGTATCCTTGAAAGACTCGCAGTTCATTATGCTTCACAACGCATAGCATGGAAACTTCTCAAGG GACATCTCCTCGGAGTTTTAGCTTCGTGGCTGTTCAAGTTGGCCTCGATATGTATGGATTTATTTATAGTATAG
- the LOC121741036 gene encoding uncharacterized protein LOC121741036 isoform X5, whose product MATRAMLDALTKNPNFGNQTFSSGGLFSGSYVGVSSSSAATSFAIATPFAYRALFGDGPMQIAYCDAGAILDEDFSAVMQSRQVGSSYVDAAVGDNHGKKFSTGNALGNELRHSFKQYDIQLKPLFSAFHWKNFGLTSLRSFMLFYLPLLEPHPPTEEDDDEDFLVENPVEHHVVLVEPFKKSVIQIICETSVVTTRRILERLAVHYASQRIAWKLLKDVP is encoded by the exons ATGGCGACCAGGGCAATGCTTGATGCGCTGACGAAAAATCCAAACTTTGGGAACCAAACGTTTAGCTCCGGAGGCCTATTCTCCGGCAGCTATGTGGGCgtttcctcctcctccgccgccactTCTTTCGCTATTGCAACTCCTTTTGCATATCGAGCTTTGTTTGG GGATGGCCCTATGCAAATTGCCTACTGTGATGCTGGTGCAATCTTAGATGAAGATTTTAGTGCTGTTATGCAGAGCCGGCAAGTTGGCTCTAGCTATGTTGATGCAGCTGTTGGTGACAATCATGGCAAAAAATTTTCTACTGGGAATGCTTTGGGGAATGAACTAAGACACAGTTTCAAGCAGTATGATATCCAGCTGAAACCACTCTTCTCGGCATTTCATTGGAAAAATTTTGGCCTGACATCATTGAGGTCGTTTATGTTATTCTATTTGCCTCTTTTGGAACCCCATCCACCCACAGAAGAAGACGACGATGAAGATTTTCTAGTTGAGAATCCCGTAGAGCATCATGTCGTTTTGGTTGAGCCATTTAAGAAATCAGTGATACAAATCATCTGTGAG ACAAGTGTGGTTACCACAAGGCGTATCCTTGAAAGACTCGCAGTTCATTATGCTTCACAACGCATAGCATGGAAACTTCTCAAGG ATGTTCCCTAG